In the genome of Planococcus donghaensis, the window TTTATTCAACCTTTCCAGGAGGCAAGTACGCGAGCTTTTCAGGAACTTCAATGGCGACACCGCATGTTTCAGGCGCATTAGCGCTGATTAAGAACATTGCAGAAAAAGAGTTTGCTCGTGAACTGACAGAGGCTGAGTTGTATGCGCAACTCGTTCGGCGAACCATGTCTATTGGTTATCCAAAAACCGCAGAAGGAAACGGATTATTAGCACTAGACATATTGAATAAGATTGAACAATTAGTTAAAGTGATCAATCAAGCGTATAACACAGATGAAAAACTGGACGTAAGAAAATTTTAAATTGCAAAAGCCACACATCTAATAGGCAACAACTTTTAGATACATGACTAGGATGAAGAAGAACCGGGTGCTCACGAGGCATTCGGTTTTTTTATTGGTAATTTTTAATAGCGCTTAATCAATATAAAATAATAAATTCAATTTAATTTCAAAAAAAGTGATCTAAAAGAAAACCCGTTGCGTTATGCCTGTATAACGAAAAAAAAAAAGAAAAAAAGGGAGCGATTTTAGATGAAATTAAACAAAGTACTTTTAGCCGTACCACTTAGTCTAGCATTATTGGTACCAACGGCGGCACTTGCCGACAGCCACGGAGGCCATTCTACAGCGAGTGAAGCATCTATGGAAATGGCGACCGCAACACCTGCAGGGGAATTGCGCATTGCACTGGATACAACTTTAACGGAGCATGCGTTCCTTGCAATCGAAGCAATGCGTAAAGGCGTCGACGGCGCAGAAGATTTTGACCAAGCAGCGGGCGCGTTACTTGCGAACGCCGATGACTTATCTGCCGCAGTTGGTTCGGTTTACGGCGACGAAGGCGCTGCGCAATTTGACGAAGTATGGAAGTCACACATTGGCTATTTCGTCGATTACGTAACAGCTACCGCTGAAGACAACCAAGAAGGCAAAGACCAAGCGTTAGCGGAACTGGAAAAATACAAAGTCGAACAATCGAAATTCTTTGACTCGGCAACAGGCGGCTTACTGCCAGCGGCAGCGGTTCAAGAAGGATTGGACATGCACGTTGATCAGTTGATCAACGCGTTTGACGCATACGTAGCCGGCGATTTTGAAACAGCATACTCACTTGAGCGTGAAGCAATTCACCACATGAGCATGTTCGCAGAAAGCTTGTCCATTGCGATCACAACACAGTTCCCAGACAAATTTGACAACACAAGTGCCGATACACCAGCGATTGATTTGCGTGCCACGTTAAACCAAACGTTCACTGAACACGCTGGACTTGCCGTGATGGCCATGCAAGACGGTGCCGATGGCGCGGAAAGCTTTGACCAAGCAGCGGGCGCGTTACTCGCGAACGCCGATGACTTGTCAGCGGCAGTTGGATCCGTTTACGGCGAAGAAGCCGGTGCACAATTTGAAGAAACATGGAAGTCACACATTGGCTACTTTGTGGATTACGTAACAGCAACCGGTGAAGGCAACAAAGAAGGACAAGAACAAGCCCGTGCGGAGCTGGATCAGTATATCCTAGACCAAGCGGCATTCTTAGACGCAGCAACTGAAGGACGCGTACCAGCGGATGCACTTGAAGAAGGCTTAACTGCCCATGTTGGGCAACTACTAGGCGCATTTGATTCGTACGTAGCAGGCGACTTTGACGCAGCGTACAGCTCAATTCGCGAAGCGTATGCACATATGCAAATGCCAGCAGCCGGCTTGTCAGCGGCCATCGTCGATCAATTCCCAGATCAATTTAACGCAACGGAAATGCCATCTGAAATGCCAAAAACAGGCATGGGCGGCATGGCCGATCAAAACTCATTCCCAATCTTGTGGGTTCTTGTAGGCTTGATGTTAGCTACATTGACAACGGTAGTAGCAGTACGTACACGCAAACAGTAATTAAAGGGATAACAAAAAAGCTAGCCCTCTTGGCTAGCTTTTTGTTTGGCTAAAAACTGAACGACAAAAGATTCAGTAGCTATTTTCCAATTTATTATGTTTTATTTTTTACTGTATTGTGTCAAAATCTCTAAAATAGGTAAAAGTTTTGGATATAGCAACAATATAAAGAAGAATACAACTAGAACTACTGTAAAATCAAAACAGAAATGGAGATGAACCGCATGAAAAAAATAATGATTTTATTGATCTTAGCTATTTTTGCATTGCCGGTAGTGGGACAAGCACATACGACATTGTCCTCATCGACACCTGCAGAAGGTTCTGTCGTCACGGAGACTTTAGAAGAAGTAGTCTTGACCTTTGGGACAGTTATTGAACAAGGAAGTACATTAACATTGGAAAGTGAAGGAGTGACTTATGATTTTGAAGAAATCACGCTTTCAAGTGAAGCCATGACGGGAGCTATAAAAGAAGAGTTACCGAATGGCATGTATACGATTCAATGGACAATCATCGGAGTAGATGGTCACCTGATTGAAGGAGAAATTCCTTTTGAGTTAGCGGTTGAAGTTGTTGAAGAGGAGCCAGTAGAAGAAGAGTCTGTAGTTGAAACTGTAGAAGAGCCCGTTGTTGAAGAAGCAACGGTTACAGAAGAACAGACTGCTCAAGCGACAGAAACCACTGAAGACGAAGGTGGCAATCTGCTCGTCACTATCCTACTTATTTTAGCAGTTGCGGTTATCGGATTTTTTGGATTCCGTCTATTGAAGAAGAAATAAATTTATTCATGTTGAAAATAAAGGGAAGGTACAGAAGAACCCCGACTGATTACCACTTTAAAAGTGAAATCAATTGGGGTTCGTTTAATATATACTTGTTTAGAAATTGTTTATTCTTAATCTAAAAGGACAATTTTACGCGATAACGACTTGGTTTTTGCCTTTATCTTTTGCTAAATACAATGCATCATCTACCCATTCAACCATACAATTAAGAGACAAATCACTTGTAAAACTTTTCCCCCCAATTGATACAGTAACGTCAATTTGACTGTGTTGTCCTTGGATTTTCAATTGTTGGATTTCTTGACTTAACCTATTAGCTATACATTCTAATTCTACCTTACTGGTGTTAGGGAACAGTACAGCAAATTCGTCTCCTCCAATACGCGCTACAGTATCAGAAGATCTCGTGGTCTCCGTAATTTGACGAGCTAACTCTTTTAACACTTGGTCACCAGCAGGATGTCCATAAGTATCATTGATGTCTTTGAAATTGTCGGTATCAATGTATAACAATGAAATAGGTACGTTCTTTTGAATGGCATAGTGGACTTCTTTTTTTAATTGTTCCTGAAAATAGCGTCTATTAAAAAGAGAAGTTAAAGAATCTTTTTCGGCATATTCTTTTAGTTGTAGTTCTGTCAGCTTTTGTTTTGTGATATCTACATGCCGAATGACCACACCTTCAATAGCTGATGCATTTGCTTGAAGAGGAGTTGCTTGTATCAAAAACCACCTACTGGTGGAAGTTGAATCACAAAAGTATTCGAAGTCAAAGCAATCGGTTTCCCCAGATAAGACGGCTTGTACCCCTTGTTGAACAGCAGGTTCTTTTTCAAAATGCTGAAAATAATTTGTGCCGATCTCATAGTTCGAAAAACTCTCCCCATTTTGAACCTCAAACTGATGCCATTCTTCATTGGTAAAACAGATAGTTCCAGTAGAATCGATTAAGCAGATAGGATCTCTCAGTGAATTTAATATCGATTTATTTATCCCTGGGTCAATCGATAAAAAAGTATTAACATGTGTATGCAATAGAATCATCATCTTTCTATAGGTGAGGTAAGTTCAGGTTGTAACTTTCTTATTCCCTTTCAATCAATTTTAAAAACTTTAAAATATTTCCATTTCATTTTTTATGAAAATGCGAGAAAGATATGAGTTTTGAAAAAATGAAAAATGTAAGTTCTTTAAAAGTAGAAAAAATCCGAAAGCGATGTTAAGAAATGAAATCACTAGAACATGTGTGTTATAAAGGAAAGGGAATATTGAAAGTGATTGTGGCAACTAAAATTTATTACGTTGTTCTATCAGAAATGGAAAGGATGATTTTTTGTTAGACTTAGGAAATTTCGAATGGGAAGTGCTCCTGATTGGTGCAGGAGTGATAGTAGCGCAAATAATCGGCGTGTTAATTGCTTTTCTTATCGTAAGGGCAATTGGAAAAAAATTAATCAACCGATTTTTCGAGAGGTTATTGGTGAAAGAAGATGTTACGAAAGGTCGCGCCTTAACACTTCAAAGCTTGTCAGAAAATATTTTTTCTTATATTTTAATTTTTGTCCTAGTCACGACAGTTTTTAATATATTTGGGTTATCTGTAGCAAGTTTGATTGCGGGTGCTGGGATTATCGGATTGGCAATTGGCTTTGGGGCACAAGGATTAGTGAGTGACGTCGTTACAGGTTTCTTTTTACTACTAGAAAAACAGCTTGATGTGAACGATTATGTAACCGTAGGAAGCATTGATGGCATTGTTGAAGCTGTGGGTTTAAGAACAACGAAACTGCGGAGCTTTGACGGCACGTTAAATTATATTCCGAACCGAGACATCTTAACTGTCAGCAATCACTCGCGAGGCAATATGCGTGCGCTTGTGGATATTGGTATTTCTTATGATGAGAATATCGACGAAGCAATGGCGGTTATACAAGAAGCTTGTACGCAAATGGCATCAAAAGATATCGGAATTGTCGATGGACCTGATGTTATTGGTGTGCAAGCATTTGGTGCATCAGACGTTACATTGCGCGTCATCGCAAGAGCAGAAAATGGCGAGCAATGGGCGGTAGAACGGCAATTGCGCAAAGCCATTAAAGAAGCGCTTGATGCAAATGGAATTGAAATTCCATTCCCACATCAAGTAAACATTCAAAAATAATGACGCTTTAGAACAATAATCGCTTTTTAAATAGAAGAACGCAAAAAGGCAGCCGTCTAGGCTGCCTTTTATGGGCTAATACTGTTTTTCGTTACGTAGAGATGGTGAAGTGTACGTAGGACGATTGCTCTCGGTACGTCTTTGGTTTTCCCATAGTGTGAGTAGCTTAACGGCACCGTTACTCCATTCATTAACTTGTGCAATGTTTTCTCGGTCGTGATCGACTCTCGAAGCGATGTTCTTTGTGATGGCGCGAACAGAAGCGTTCAAGTCAATGACTGAATTCATTGTCCCTTTTGCAGCATCAATTAGCACAGTAACTTTTTCGGTTTTCATTTGAATATCTTCTTTTAGTTCATTAGCATGATGAGACAAGTTGGCTGCTTCTAATTGAAGTTTATCTGCACGTTCTTTCAGTTTGTTTGCGGAACCTTTTATTTCCTTCATTGGTTCTTTCATCCCTACTATTAGTAGAACAACGCCAATGATTGCTATAATCAGCCCTGCTAAAAAGATGCCCAGTGCTATGTATAGCCATGTTGCAGAGTCCATGCGATTTCCTCCTCTATTTTATAGATGTCTTGAATATGCTATACCCGTTAAACTTCTCTAATTAACCTATCAAATAGAAGGAATAGCTCCTTGAGGTTTGCTAATCGTTAAACAACTCCCATAATATAAACGAGTATGGTAGAATTTTATCATATATGTATAAATTATCTGGCATTTTTTTAAATGTGAGAAAGAGCAGGTGCGGAAATGATTGTCGGAATAGATGCAGGCGGTACATTGATCAAAGTGGCTTATACCAAAAAAGGGGAGGTCCATTTTGAAAAGTATCCAATTGCTGAAATCGAGCAAGTTGCCGACTGGGTAAATAATCTAGTTGACTGCAAAGTTTGTGTAACAGGAGGAAGGTCGGGAGTTCTCGTTTCGTTACTCGATCAACCAGCACAAGAGATGGTAGAATTTGAAGCTACGCATCTTGGGGTCCAAGTTCTACTCGAGAAAGCTGGAACTTTAGAAGATGCGTATTTGGTGACAAACGTTGGAACTGGAACGTCCATTCATTGTATACAAGATAATATGCAAGAGCGATTAGGCGGTACGGGTGTTGGCGGCGGTACGTTAGTTGGGTTAAGTCACTTATTGACTGGAGTTACCCGGTATGACGAAATTGTAGAGTTGGCAAGCCGTGGATCGCGCGATCGCCTCGATTTGAAAGTGAAAGATATATACGAAGATAAAGAGCCACCTATTTCAGGAGAGTTAACAGCTAGTAATTTTGGTCAGAATTTGTTTGCGATTTCAGATGGTGTGACGAAAGAAGAGTTGTTAGCGGCAGTAATAGGGCTTGTAGGTGAAACGGTTAGCACAGTAAGTGTCCAAGCAGCTCGCCAATGCAGAAGTTCTACTATTGTTTATATTGGTTCTTCATTTATCGATAATCCGCTACTCAAAGAAGTTGTAACAAGTTACACCATTTTACGAGGTTCTATTCCGGTGTTTCCTGATAACGGAGAGTTTTCTGGAGCAATGGGCGCGATGACTGCGTTAACTAAAAAAGCAGTATAGTTTCTATAGAAAAACGTCTTGTCTAACCAGTCGAATGGTCGGACAAGACGTTTTTAAAGTTCTTTCTTATTCACTAATAATCGTCAACTTTTCACGAATATCAGTACGTTCTTGTTTTGCTGGGATGTGAGCAGGGTAGCCAATCATCATCGTCGCAACAATTTTTTCTCCTGGTTGGACGCCGATAGCTTCGCGGAACACAGGGTTATATATCCAGTCGTTAGAACGCCAAATCATACCAATGCCACGTTCCCAGGCAGCGAGTTGGAAATTTTGAAGCATCGAAGAAATGGCGCCGTAATCTTCATCCCATCTTCTTTGTCTCGGATCTTCAGGCATGATTACGACTAAGTGAAGCGGGATGCTGCGGAAATAATCCGCTTTGTTCAATGCTTTTGCAGGCGTTTCTCCATCAGCTGTTTTCATAGCTTCAAGAAAAGCTTGAACAAATTTTTCTTTGCCAGCACCAGTATAGAGTTGGAAACGCCAAGGTTCGTTCACTTTATGGTTAGGTGCCCATTTGGCGACATTTAACAGTTCAATAATTTCTTCGGTACTGACGGCGTCAACTTTAAACTTCTTAATTGAGCGTCTTTCCATGATATTCTGGTCAATAAGGTTCATCAGTAAACAGCTCTCCTTTTCGCATAAAAATTACGAGTACTTATTTTTTATCCTACCATGACAAAGCAACAAAGCGTATTAAAACGGACAAAAAGAACAATGTAGTCCGTCAGAAATATTGGTAGAATAGACACATAGGCAAGGAGTGGATCAGATTGAAGAAAATTGTAGTCATTGGGGGAGGCATTACGGGTCTTTCCGCCATGTATTATTTGCAAAAGTTAAACATACAGGAGAACCTTGGACTAGAGTTGGTTTTGGTGGAGCGTTCGCATCAGTTGGGAGGCAAAATTAAGACAGTAAAGAAAGAAGAGTTCATTATGGAAGTCGGGGCAGACTCCATTGTTGCACGTCATGCCAGTGTTATGCCGCTCATCGAAGAGTTGGGGTTAAAAGAGCGAATGGTTTATAACGGGACAGGAATTTCTTATTTGTATGCGAATAATGTACTGCATGCGATTCCAAAAGACAGTGTCTTTGGTATTCCAATGAGCAAAGAAGCATTATTTAGTTCAACGCTTGTTTCAGAAGAAGGAAAGCAGGCAGCGTTAAAAGATTTTACTAGCTCGAACGAAAACTATACACGGGATAGTTCAATTGGTGAATTTCTAGAAGCTTTTTTAGGCAAAGAGTTGGTTGAAAACCAAATTGCGCCAGTGCTATCTGGCGTCTATTCAGGGAATCTTTATGAGTTAACCTTATCATCGACCTTACCTTATTTAGTTGACTATAAAAACAAATACGGCAGTATTATCAAAGGTTTTGAAGCAAACAAAGAATTTTTCCAAGGAGCAGCAAATAAAAAGTTCATTTCTTTTGATGAAGGGATGGAAGTGCTGATTGATACGTTAGAAAGCAAACTAGCGCCAGCTCGAATCATCAAAGGGATCGGAACGACGGCTATCCAAAAAGACAAAGCCGGCTACCTTGTAGAGCTTGAAAATGGTGAAGCATTAAAAGCTGATTACGTAATTATGGCGACGCCTCATCAAGTGGCACAAACCTTACTCAACTTACCAGAATTAGACGCAGAATTTGATCAGTTCTTGAACTCTTCATTAATCAGTGTTTACCTTGGATATGATATTCCAGACAATCGTTTGCCAGAAGACGGTACAGGTTTTATCGTATCGCAAGAAAGCGATCTGCATTGTAATGCATGTACATGGACAAGTCGTAAATGGCAACATACATCTGAAAATCAAAAGTTATTGGTGCGGTTATTTTATAAAAGCTCACACCCATCATACGGTCAGTTGAAAGATTTATCTGAAGAAGAATTGGTGAAAGTGGCCATGAGTGATATCCAGAAGAGTTTGGGGATTGAAGACATGCCATTAACTGCAGAAGTGACAGGATGGAAAGATTTGATGCCCAATTATCATATGGCGCATAAAAATGCGATTAATGCATTGGAGTTGAAAATGGAAGCAATGGTTCCGCGTATTAAACTCGCAGGCTCTTCGTACTTTGGAGTGGGAATTGGCGCGTGCATTCAAAATGGTGCTGATTTTGCAAAGATTATTGTAAATAATTTAGCCGAAAGAGATGAAAAATAAAAAAACACTCATCTAGCAGAGGCAAAGAGATGTAGGAATAGAATTTTGCTCCTATCTATATTGGCAACTAAAAAACGAAAAACCAGCAGTCTAGATAAATTCTAGGCTGCTGGTTTTTGGTATTGCGTATTTTTTATTTCATGACGTTTAAACGTTTGTAACTATCGAATTTTGAACCCCAATATTTATCATTCAAACTTGTAATTTGAACGCGGTCACCACCAGCATGGATAAAGCTATTGTTCCCGATGAAAATTCCCATATGTGAGATTCCTGGGCGGTACGTATCTTTAAAGAATACCAAGTCACCAACTTCAGGAGAACTAACTGGTGAAGATAGTGCATAAAAGCCTGTTGTGTTCGTTCTTGGAACGCTGAAGCCGGCTTGATTGTAAACATAGTAAATATAACCACTGCAATCAAATCCACCTGGTGCAGAGCCGCCCCATTTGTACGGTGTCCCAAGAAAAGAACTTGCGGATGTTACTAATGTAGAAATCGCTCCAGAATTGACAGGAGGAGTGACCAATGGATTTGAAACAGTTACTAATGAACTAGAGGCTGACTTGCCATCAACTTTTAAAACTTGTCCGATGCGAATTGAGCTAGATTTTAAACCATTTAAGCTCATTAATTGTGAAACAGATGTATTATGGCGTTTAGCGATGTTCGTTAGTGTATCACCGCTTACTACGCGATACGTACTTGTACTCGAAACAGTAGGTGCAGCTGCTGGAACTTTAACAGTAGTTGTCGGGGTAGTAACAACTACTTTTCCGCTAACGGTTAGCTTTTGACCAGGGAAGATGTTGCTTCCAGAAAGCTTATTCAACTGTTGAATTGAACTAACGCTCGTGCTGTGAAGTCGAGCAATACGTGACAACGTATCTCCTGACTTGACGGTATATGTATTTGCCGAACTTACCGGTGTGCTAGAAACAGTAGGTTTTGCTGGAGCAGCAACCGTTGTTGAAGCGGCTGAAACTTTAATTGTTTGGTTTGGATAAATAGAATTTGATGATAAGTTGTTCCACGAAAGAAGCTGATTAACCGAAATGTTATTGCTAGATGCGATCTTCCATAACGTATCTCCCGATTTAACTGTATAAGTACTTGCCTCTGTGTTTGAAGTTCCGATAGCCATTGACAATGCTGTAGCTGCAAATAATGTGAAAATAATCTTTTTCATCCTCAAACCCCTTTTTTTCATTTATTTTATAAATACTTTGGTCTGTTCTTTTCGAGTTACTTAATTCTATATAATTAATACAATATAGGCAATAAGTTTCAATATTACAATTGTGTTACAAAGATGAAAGTAATGAAAATGGTAATCAAAATATTGTTAGTAACAAATATATGGAAAATTAAAGGACTTTATAATCTCACAAATACTATATCGGGAATTTTTAATAAAAGTTAATAGTTTATATTAAATTATTGTTTATTTTATGTGGGATAGGTGAAAGTCTTTTTTTAGAGGACGTTTTTAGCGGGTATGTAGAACTTAAAATTGTTGCAATATTACCTTTTTTCTGACATTATGAAGGGATATAATGTGGACAAATTAGAAGGAGGCGGAGCAAAGAATGTACGCAACACTTGGGAAGATCTTTGATCAGACAGTTAGTATGTATCCGAACAAAGAAGCGCTAGTTGATATGAGAAGAGAGAAGAGATGGACCTATTCACAATGGAGTGAGGAGGTTCATCGTTTAGCGAATGCGCTTATTACAGCAGGTGTTTGCAAAGGTGACCGTGTTTCAAGCTTTCTTTTCAATAATAGTGAACTGCCTACTGCCCTATTTGCTTGTGCAAAAATTGGAGCTGTTTTCAATCCAATCAACTTCCGCTTAAAGCCTGAAGAACTGAGTTATATACTAGATGATGCAACACCCGAAATTGTCCTTTTTGAAGAAGCATTAAAAGATACAGTCGGAAAAATAGCTGGGCAATTTCCAAGTATTCAATTTTGGTTTATAGACGAAGAGGTGCCTGATTATGCAGTGAGTTACCAGGAACGAGTTAATGCAGCCATAGCGACAGATCCTTTTGTAGAAGTAGATGAAACAGATATATACGCCATCATGTATACGAGTGGAACGACTGGCCGACCAAAAGGCGTTATCCATTCTCATCGCAATATGGCAGAACAAAGTATGACGTGTATTGCGATGTTGAAATATACGAAAAAAGATGTAGGTTTAGTAATTGCGCCAATGTTCCATTGTGCGGAATTGCATTGTTGCATCATTCCACGTGTTCAAGCTGGTGCTTCAAGTATTATCATGCATCAATTCGATCCTCAAGCAACGGTCGATACGGTTGAAAAGGAAAAGGTGACCGTCATGTTCGCAGTACCAACAATGTGGAGCATGATGACAGAGGTGGACGGGGCGAATTCGAAAGTGAAGACCTTGCAACGTGGACTATATGGAGCAGCTCCCATGGCACCTGTTCTCGTAAAGCGAGTTAAAGAAGTG includes:
- a CDS encoding copper amine oxidase, which encodes MKLNKVLLAVPLSLALLVPTAALADSHGGHSTASEASMEMATATPAGELRIALDTTLTEHAFLAIEAMRKGVDGAEDFDQAAGALLANADDLSAAVGSVYGDEGAAQFDEVWKSHIGYFVDYVTATAEDNQEGKDQALAELEKYKVEQSKFFDSATGGLLPAAAVQEGLDMHVDQLINAFDAYVAGDFETAYSLEREAIHHMSMFAESLSIAITTQFPDKFDNTSADTPAIDLRATLNQTFTEHAGLAVMAMQDGADGAESFDQAAGALLANADDLSAAVGSVYGEEAGAQFEETWKSHIGYFVDYVTATGEGNKEGQEQARAELDQYILDQAAFLDAATEGRVPADALEEGLTAHVGQLLGAFDSYVAGDFDAAYSSIREAYAHMQMPAAGLSAAIVDQFPDQFNATEMPSEMPKTGMGGMADQNSFPILWVLVGLMLATLTTVVAVRTRKQ
- a CDS encoding protoporphyrinogen oxidase translates to MKKIVVIGGGITGLSAMYYLQKLNIQENLGLELVLVERSHQLGGKIKTVKKEEFIMEVGADSIVARHASVMPLIEELGLKERMVYNGTGISYLYANNVLHAIPKDSVFGIPMSKEALFSSTLVSEEGKQAALKDFTSSNENYTRDSSIGEFLEAFLGKELVENQIAPVLSGVYSGNLYELTLSSTLPYLVDYKNKYGSIIKGFEANKEFFQGAANKKFISFDEGMEVLIDTLESKLAPARIIKGIGTTAIQKDKAGYLVELENGEALKADYVIMATPHQVAQTLLNLPELDAEFDQFLNSSLISVYLGYDIPDNRLPEDGTGFIVSQESDLHCNACTWTSRKWQHTSENQKLLVRLFYKSSHPSYGQLKDLSEEELVKVAMSDIQKSLGIEDMPLTAEVTGWKDLMPNYHMAHKNAINALELKMEAMVPRIKLAGSSYFGVGIGACIQNGADFAKIIVNNLAERDEK
- a CDS encoding DUF948 domain-containing protein, with protein sequence MDSATWLYIALGIFLAGLIIAIIGVVLLIVGMKEPMKEIKGSANKLKERADKLQLEAANLSHHANELKEDIQMKTEKVTVLIDAAKGTMNSVIDLNASVRAITKNIASRVDHDRENIAQVNEWSNGAVKLLTLWENQRRTESNRPTYTSPSLRNEKQY
- a CDS encoding copper resistance CopC family protein, encoding MKKIMILLILAIFALPVVGQAHTTLSSSTPAEGSVVTETLEEVVLTFGTVIEQGSTLTLESEGVTYDFEEITLSSEAMTGAIKEELPNGMYTIQWTIIGVDGHLIEGEIPFELAVEVVEEEPVEEESVVETVEEPVVEEATVTEEQTAQATETTEDEGGNLLVTILLILAVAVIGFFGFRLLKKK
- a CDS encoding mechanosensitive ion channel family protein, with amino-acid sequence MLDLGNFEWEVLLIGAGVIVAQIIGVLIAFLIVRAIGKKLINRFFERLLVKEDVTKGRALTLQSLSENIFSYILIFVLVTTVFNIFGLSVASLIAGAGIIGLAIGFGAQGLVSDVVTGFFLLLEKQLDVNDYVTVGSIDGIVEAVGLRTTKLRSFDGTLNYIPNRDILTVSNHSRGNMRALVDIGISYDENIDEAMAVIQEACTQMASKDIGIVDGPDVIGVQAFGASDVTLRVIARAENGEQWAVERQLRKAIKEALDANGIEIPFPHQVNIQK
- a CDS encoding nitroreductase family protein is translated as MNLIDQNIMERRSIKKFKVDAVSTEEIIELLNVAKWAPNHKVNEPWRFQLYTGAGKEKFVQAFLEAMKTADGETPAKALNKADYFRSIPLHLVVIMPEDPRQRRWDEDYGAISSMLQNFQLAAWERGIGMIWRSNDWIYNPVFREAIGVQPGEKIVATMMIGYPAHIPAKQERTDIREKLTIISE
- a CDS encoding LysM peptidoglycan-binding domain-containing protein, producing MKKIIFTLFAATALSMAIGTSNTEASTYTVKSGDTLWKIASSNNISVNQLLSWNNLSSNSIYPNQTIKVSAASTTVAAPAKPTVSSTPVSSANTYTVKSGDTLSRIARLHSTSVSSIQQLNKLSGSNIFPGQKLTVSGKVVVTTPTTTVKVPAAAPTVSSTSTYRVVSGDTLTNIAKRHNTSVSQLMSLNGLKSSSIRIGQVLKVDGKSASSSLVTVSNPLVTPPVNSGAISTLVTSASSFLGTPYKWGGSAPGGFDCSGYIYYVYNQAGFSVPRTNTTGFYALSSPVSSPEVGDLVFFKDTYRPGISHMGIFIGNNSFIHAGGDRVQITSLNDKYWGSKFDSYKRLNVMK
- a CDS encoding diguanylate cyclase, which encodes MHTHVNTFLSIDPGINKSILNSLRDPICLIDSTGTICFTNEEWHQFEVQNGESFSNYEIGTNYFQHFEKEPAVQQGVQAVLSGETDCFDFEYFCDSTSTSRWFLIQATPLQANASAIEGVVIRHVDITKQKLTELQLKEYAEKDSLTSLFNRRYFQEQLKKEVHYAIQKNVPISLLYIDTDNFKDINDTYGHPAGDQVLKELARQITETTRSSDTVARIGGDEFAVLFPNTSKVELECIANRLSQEIQQLKIQGQHSQIDVTVSIGGKSFTSDLSLNCMVEWVDDALYLAKDKGKNQVVIA
- a CDS encoding fatty acid--CoA ligase; the encoded protein is MYATLGKIFDQTVSMYPNKEALVDMRREKRWTYSQWSEEVHRLANALITAGVCKGDRVSSFLFNNSELPTALFACAKIGAVFNPINFRLKPEELSYILDDATPEIVLFEEALKDTVGKIAGQFPSIQFWFIDEEVPDYAVSYQERVNAAIATDPFVEVDETDIYAIMYTSGTTGRPKGVIHSHRNMAEQSMTCIAMLKYTKKDVGLVIAPMFHCAELHCCIIPRVQAGASSIIMHQFDPQATVDTVEKEKVTVMFAVPTMWSMMTEVDGANSKVKTLQRGLYGAAPMAPVLVKRVKEVLGVELIQAYGQTEMGPAITFLAEDEQLTKAGSAGKPAFNHEIRIVRPQDHGPSEPDDQVDPFEVGEIIVRGPSMMLGYFHRPQATARVMYKGWYHTSDLGYMDEEGYLYVSDRVDDMIISGGENIYPREVEDALHGHELVQDVAVLGIPDEKWGESVMAFIVVKNELLTEDQLEEYCLNNENLARFKRPRTYYFVEELPRNASGKIQKFLLRELYADKKPKENEGN
- the coaW gene encoding type II pantothenate kinase, whose amino-acid sequence is MIVGIDAGGTLIKVAYTKKGEVHFEKYPIAEIEQVADWVNNLVDCKVCVTGGRSGVLVSLLDQPAQEMVEFEATHLGVQVLLEKAGTLEDAYLVTNVGTGTSIHCIQDNMQERLGGTGVGGGTLVGLSHLLTGVTRYDEIVELASRGSRDRLDLKVKDIYEDKEPPISGELTASNFGQNLFAISDGVTKEELLAAVIGLVGETVSTVSVQAARQCRSSTIVYIGSSFIDNPLLKEVVTSYTILRGSIPVFPDNGEFSGAMGAMTALTKKAV